A genomic window from Microcoleus sp. FACHB-831 includes:
- a CDS encoding helix-turn-helix domain-containing protein — protein sequence MKSKLTINIFEQAVERFTAAETEVLKDWCLPCNCPAPGERSNCQNCPYFRELVQRIQENLHSDPAEVFPVMLPPEINPPYPDEVRKQCLELYRQKYSFEKIQELTGVTNCKTLRQWIRQAGQLKEGSDYSQVERQHYVNLYVEGMSASQIESLTGVPVNFIYKWAKAAGVSRPRKFYSDEQKEQALALYKEGRDVKEIEVLTGIYATSVQSMAKKANLYRPRKYRGGRPPVHSLEVKQSCQKLLQEGKSSSQIEELLCVSADTVRRWKKEWEQTTNVVSPIDKPNTLDEASKPG from the coding sequence ATGAAATCAAAACTAACAATTAATATTTTTGAGCAAGCAGTAGAGCGATTTACGGCGGCTGAAACGGAAGTTCTTAAGGATTGGTGTTTACCCTGTAATTGTCCGGCTCCTGGAGAGAGGTCTAATTGCCAGAACTGCCCATACTTTAGGGAACTGGTACAACGCATTCAAGAAAACCTGCATTCAGATCCCGCTGAAGTTTTTCCGGTGATGCTGCCACCAGAGATTAACCCTCCCTATCCAGATGAAGTAAGGAAACAGTGCTTAGAGCTATATCGACAGAAATATTCCTTTGAAAAGATTCAAGAGCTGACTGGTGTAACTAATTGCAAAACTCTTAGGCAGTGGATTCGTCAGGCAGGACAGTTAAAAGAAGGATCTGACTACTCCCAGGTAGAGAGACAGCACTACGTGAATCTATATGTTGAGGGCATGAGTGCTAGCCAAATTGAGTCGTTGACTGGAGTACCTGTTAATTTTATCTATAAATGGGCAAAGGCAGCAGGTGTGTCCAGGCCACGGAAATTCTATTCCGATGAGCAAAAGGAGCAAGCTCTTGCATTGTACAAAGAGGGTCGAGATGTTAAGGAAATCGAGGTACTGACAGGGATCTATGCTACATCCGTTCAGTCAATGGCAAAGAAAGCTAATTTATATAGACCTAGGAAATATAGAGGCGGTCGGCCTCCAGTACATTCACTAGAAGTCAAACAATCTTGCCAAAAACTTCTTCAGGAGGGCAAAAGCTCATCTCAAATTGAAGAATTACTTTGCGTGAGTGCTGATACAGTTCGCAGGTGGAAAAAGGAGTGGGAACAGACAACCAATGTAGTTTCTCCTATCGATAAACCCAATACCCTGGATGAAGCTAGCAAACCGGGTTGA